TTAATACCTTAGCCTCTTGCAAAAAAAAAATTATTCGACTTGGTATTCATCAATCCTATGGAAAATACTTTCTTCCTAAACTAATACCATTTTATAAAAAAATGCTTCCAAATGTGCAAATAAAAATAATTGAGGATTATTCAGCTAACTTAGAAAAATTATTATTAGAAAATAAATTAGATATTGTTATTTCTACTTTTCAGGAAAAAAAATCTACTCTTTCCTATAAAAAATTTTTCGAAGAAAATATACTATTAGCCATTGCTAAGAATAATCATCTTAATCGAGACTTTGGTGAAAATCAAGGTATTAAAGAAATTGATTTAACTAATTTCAAAAATGAAAGTTTTATTCTATTAATAAAAGAGTTTAAATCTAGAAAAATTATTGATAATATTTGTAAAAGTTTAAATTTTACTCCAAATTGCATTTTAGAATCTAAGGATTTTGATACAATAAATTCTTTGGTAGCTCAAAATATGGGAGTTGGTTTTGTTCCTAGTTCCATTAATAAAGATAGAAACTCCAACTATTATAAAATTAAAAATGTTGACAGTAATAGAACTTTTTATATTGTTTACAAAAAGAAAATTATTCACAGACCTTATATTGTAGCTGAGTTTATAAAATTAGCAGAAAATGCCATGATTAATCATTAAATAATAAAAAAAAGCGAAAATAAATTATTTTCGCTTTTTTCATTATTTATTTAATTATTTAGAATGATAATCCACCAGAAATAGGAATTGTTACTCCTGAAATATATGAAGATTCATCACTTGCTAAAAATAAAACTGTATTTGCAACATCTTCTTTAGTTCCCATTCTTTTCAAAGGAACTCCACTTAAAATATTTTCCACAGCTTTTTCTGATAATTTTTCTGTCATTGGACTTTGGATAAATCCTGGTGCAACACAGTTAACTCTAATTTGAGCTCCCTTTCTAGCTAACTCTTTTTTCCAAGTTTGTGTCATACCAATTACACCTGCTTTAGTTGCAGCATAATTTGTTTGTCCTATATTTCCATATATTCCCACAACTGATGATAATGTAATTATTGATCCTTTTTTATGTTTAGTCATTACTGGTGCAACTGCTTGAGTCACATTAAAAACACCCTTTAAATTAATATCTATTACAGAATCCCATTGAGATTCTTTCATTCTTACAAAAGGTCCATCTTGAGTTATTCCTGCATTATTAACTAGAATATCAATAGTTCCATATTCTTCAACTACTTCTTTAACTAAAGTTTTTATACCCTC
Above is a genomic segment from Fusobacterium sp. IOR10 containing:
- a CDS encoding LysR family transcriptional regulator, which translates into the protein MTLKEIEYVIAIAKYESFSKAADAIFISQSALSQSITKLEKELGLQLFRRNNKNISLTFAGEMFLKKGEEILSLTNKFNNELNTLASCKKKIIRLGIHQSYGKYFLPKLIPFYKKMLPNVQIKIIEDYSANLEKLLLENKLDIVISTFQEKKSTLSYKKFFEENILLAIAKNNHLNRDFGENQGIKEIDLTNFKNESFILLIKEFKSRKIIDNICKSLNFTPNCILESKDFDTINSLVAQNMGVGFVPSSINKDRNSNYYKIKNVDSNRTFYIVYKKKIIHRPYIVAEFIKLAENAMINH
- the fabG gene encoding 3-oxoacyl-[acyl-carrier-protein] reductase; this encodes MNRIEGKIALVTGGAMGIGRAIVERFASEGAKVVIACDINPCEYEQENIVGKILNVTDREGIKTLVKEVVEEYGTIDILVNNAGITQDGPFVRMKESQWDSVIDINLKGVFNVTQAVAPVMTKHKKGSIITLSSVVGIYGNIGQTNYAATKAGVIGMTQTWKKELARKGAQIRVNCVAPGFIQSPMTEKLSEKAVENILSGVPLKRMGTKEDVANTVLFLASDESSYISGVTIPISGGLSF